In Humulus lupulus chromosome 7, drHumLupu1.1, whole genome shotgun sequence, the following are encoded in one genomic region:
- the LOC133792710 gene encoding ubiquitin-activating enzyme E1 1-like: MPKLGIGFIVTVAIAPIVFGLVYQSFAGRDARIVSLFFAFLVLVTMTLMKFCGVFSSLRNFMLPRKRAWQGAIVEDDSDSATTDSTAHGSSSVKKRRIAANAAGTTESTVKDISNSNIKHSSSTGVKGKEHALDMARHDGNASDIDEDLHSRQLAVYGRDTMRRLFASNVLVSGMQGLGAEIAKNLILAGVKSVTLHDEGKVELWDLSGNFVFSEGDVGKNRALASVQKLQELNNAVIVQTLTAKLTKEQLSDFQAVVFTDISSEKAIEFDDYCHNHQPPIAFIKSEVRGLFGSIFCDFGPEFTVCDVNGEEPHTGIIASISNDNPALVSCVDDERLEFQDGDLVVFSEVQGMTQLNDGKPRKIKNARAYSFTLEEDTTNFGAYERGGIVTQVKQPKVLKFKPFREALKDPGDYLLSDFSKFDRPPVLHLAFQALDKFISDLGRFPIAGSEEDAQKLISIVGSINESSLDGRVENIDPKLLRHFAFGAKAVLNPMAAMFGGIVGQEVLKACSGKFHPLFQFFYFDSVESLPTEPIDSSAFRPLNSRYDAQISVFGSTLQRKLEDAKVFIVGSGALGCEFLKNVALMGVSCGNQGKLTVTDDDVIEKSNLSRQFLFRDWNIGQAKSTVASSAAASINPRLNIEALQNRVGSETESVFNDVFWENLSVVINALDNVNARLYVDQRCLYFQKPLLESGTLGAKCNTQMVIPHLTENYGASRDPPEKQAPMCTVHSFPHNIDHCLTWARSEFEGLLEKTPAEVNAYLSNPSEYTASMQNAGDAQARDTLERVLECLDREKCDSFQDCVAWARIKFEDYFTNRVKQLIYTFPEDATTSTGAPFWSAPKRFPRPLQFSAADPGHLYFVMVASILRAETFGIPIPDWIRNPKKLTEAIDKVIVSEFQPKEGVKIETDEKATSINTAASVDDSMIINDLITKLEHCRANLAPGFRMKPIQFEKDDDTNYHMDMIAGLANMRARNYSIPEVDKLKAKFIAGRIIPAIATSTAMATGLVCLELYKVLNGGHKVEDYRNTFANLALPLFSMAEPVPPKVIEHGDMKWTVWDRWIVKDNPTLRELIEWLRNKGLNAYSISCGSCLLYNSMFSRHKERMDKKMVDLAREVAKIELPPYRRHLDVVVACEDDDDNDVDIPLISIYYR, translated from the exons ATGCCTAAATTAGGGATAGGGTTTATAGTAACAGTAGCTATAGCACCGATCGTTTTCGGATTGGTGTATCAGAGCTTTGCTGGCCGTGATGCTAGAATAGTCTCGTTGTTTTTTGCTTTTCTGGTTTTGGTGACGATGACGTTGATGAAATTTTGTGGCGTTTTCAGTAGTTTAAGGAACTTTATGCTTCCAAGGAAGAGAGCTTGGCAAGGAGCGATTGTAGAAGACGACAGTGACTCCGCCACCACCGATTCCACCGCCCACGGCTCGTCGAGCGTTAAGAAGCGTCGGATCGCAGCCAACGCCGCAGGAACAACCGAATCTACGGTGAAAGACATCAGCAATAGTAATATCAAGCATAGTAGCAGTACCGGAGTTAAGGGGAAAGAACACGCGCTCGACATGGCTCGGCATGATGGTAACGCTTCGGACATCGACGAGGATCTTCATAGCCGGCAGCTTGCAGTCTACGGACGCGATACGATGCGGAGACTGTTCGCATCGAATGTCCTCGTCTCCGGGATGCAGGGTCTTGGAGCTGAAATTG CAAAGAACCTCATTCTAGCTGGTGTCAAATCTGTGACTTTGCACGATGAAGGAAAGGTGGAGCTATGGGATTTGTCTGGTAATTTTGTCTTTTCTGAGGGCGATGTTGGCAAGAACAGAGCACTTGCTTCTGTTCAAAAGTTGCAAGAACTCAACAATGCCGTAATTGTGCAAACTTTGACTGCAAAATTGACTAAGGAACAACTTTCTGATTTCCAG GCTGTTGTATTCACTGATATCAGTTCTGAAAAGGCCATTGAATTTGACGATTACTGTCATAATCATCAGCCTCCCATCGCATTCATCAAATCTGAAGTAAGAGGCCTTTTTGGTTCAATATTTTGTGATTTTGGACCTGAGTTTACTGTTTGTGATGTCAATGGAGAGGAGCCTCACACGGGTATTATTGCATCCATAAGCAATGACAACCCTGCTCTAGTATCATGTGTAGATGATGAGCGACTTGAATTTCAAGATGGGGACCTTGTAGTGTTTTCTGAAGTTCAGGGAATGACACAACTAAATGATGGAAAACCTCGAAAGATAAAAAATGCAAGGGCTTATTCATTCACTCTTGAGGAGGATACCACAAATTTTGGTGCCTATGAGAGAGGTGGTATTGTTACTCAGGTGAAACAGCCAAAAGTGTTGAAATTTAAGCCATTTAGAGAAGCACTCAAGGATCCTGGTGATTATCTTCTGAGTGATTTCTCCAAGTTTGATCGTCCACCTGTCCTCCACTTGGCATTCCAAGCTCTGGATAAGTTCATATCTGATTTGGGTCGTTTCCCCATTGCTGGCTCTGAAGAAGATGCTCAGAAGCTTATATCTATTGTTGGTAGCATCAATGAGAGTTCACTTGATGGGAGAGTAGAAAACATTGACCCAAAACTTCTGCGACACTTTGCCTTCGGTGCCAAGGCAGTACTGAACCCCATGGCAGCCATGTTTGGTGGTATTGTTGGACAGGAGGTACTAAAGGCTTGCTCTGGAAAGTTCCATCCACTCTTCCAG TTCTTCTACTTTGACTCGGTGGAGTCGCTTCCAACGGAGCCAATAGATTCCAGTGCATTCAGACCATTAAATAGCCGTTATGATGCACAGATATCTGTGTTTGGGTCCACACTTCAAAGGAAGCTGGAGGATGCTAAGGTTTTTATTGTTGGATCTGGGGCACTTGGCTGTGAGTTCTTAAAAAATGTTGCCTTGATGGGCGTTTCATGTGGCAACCAAGGAAAACTAACAGTTACGGATGATGACGTTATTGAGAAGAGTAACCTTAGCAGGCAATTCTTATTCCGTGATTGGAATATTGGGCAGGCCAAGTCCACAGTAGCTTCTTCTGCTGCTGCATCAATAAATCCTCGTTTGAACATTGAGGCCTTGCAGAATCGTGTTGGCTCTGAAACTGAAAGTGTTTTTAATGATGTTTTTTGGGAGAATTTGAGTGTTGTAATTAATGCACTTGACAATGTCAATGCCCGGCTTTATGTTGATCAAAGGTGCTTATATTTCCAGAAGCCACTTCTTGAGTCAGGAACTCTTGGTGCCAAATGCAATACTCAGATGGTTATTCCTCACTTAACGGAAAACTATGGTGCCTCAAGAGACCCGCCTGAGAAACAAGCGCCCATGTGCACCGTGCACTCCTTTCCTCATAACATTGACCACTGCTTGACATGGGCACGATCTGAATTTGAGGGTTTGCTTGAGAAGACTCCTGCTGAAGTGAATGCGTACTTATCCAACCCAAGTGAATATACTGCCTCAATGCAAAATGCAGGTGATGCGCAGGCCAGGGATACCTTGGAGCGCGTCCTTGAATGTCTTGACAGAGAAAAATGTGATTCTTTCCAAGATTGTGTTGCCTGGGCACGCATAAA ATTTGAAGACTATTTCACTAACCGTGTGAAGCAGTTAATTTATACATTTCCCGAAGATGCCACAACTAGTACTGGGGCTCCATTCTGGTCAGCCCCTAAGCGATTCCCTCGTCCTCTGCAGTTCTCAGCCGCTGATCCTGGCCACCTCTACTTTGTTATGGTGGCATCAATACTAAGAGCAGAAACATTCGGAATTCCAATTCCAGATTGGATTAGAAATCCTAAGAAGCTCACTGAAGCTATTGACAAGGTGATAGTTTCAGAATTTCAGCCAAAGGAAGGTGTAAAAATTGAGACTGATGAGAAAGCCACCAGCATTAATACTGCTGCATCTGTTGATGATTCTATGATAATCAATGATTTAATTACAAAGTTAGAGCATTGTCGTGCAAACTTGGCACCTGGATTCAGGATGAAACCGATTCAGTTTGAAAAG GATGACGATACCAATTACCATATGGACATGATAGCTGGTCTCGCCAATATGAGGGCTAGAAATTACAGCATTCCTGAGGTTGACAAGCTCAAGGCCAAGTTTATAGCTGGAAGGATTATCCCTGCAATTGCAACCTCCACGGCTATGGCAACAGGTCTCGTATGCTTGGAGCTTTACAAGGTTTTAAATGGAGGCCACAAGGTAGAGGACTACCGGAACACATTTGCAAATCTAGCACTACCATTGTTCTCCATGGCCGAGCCTGTTCCTCCAAAGGTCATTGAGCATGGGGACATGAAGTGGACTGTATGGGATAGGTGGATTGTGAAAGACAACCCTACGCTGAGGGAGCTTATTGAATGGCTGAGGAACAAAGGGCTAAATGCTTATAGCATCTCGTGCGGAAGTTGCTTGCTTTACAACAGTATGTTCTCACGTCACAAGGAGCGAATGGACAAGAAAATGGTGGATCTGGCGAGGGAAGTGGCAAAGATCGAGCTGCCTCCTTATCGCCGTCATTTGGACGTTGTCGTGGCATGTGAGGACGACGATGACAATGATGTTGATATCCCGCTCATATCAATTTACTACCGATAG